A DNA window from Naumovozyma dairenensis CBS 421 chromosome 10, complete genome contains the following coding sequences:
- the SMC6 gene encoding DNA repair protein SMC6 (similar to Saccharomyces cerevisiae SMC6 (YLR383W); ancestral locus Anc_4.237): MTDMVSPSKRSVEEVDNDLLALAAEQNHVHNEQQKKKRRRQYAPMTQYNTNSAATQSASVNSDSNSRKDDLPCGYIKKVILRNFMCHEHFELDLGPRLNFIVGNNGSGKSAVLTAITIGLGAKASDTNRGNAMKDLIREGCYSAKVTLVLDNSHAGPYNHGTFGDEIIIERTLRMESAPTYSLRTENGKEVSNKKKDVQTVVDFFCVPVSNPMCFLSQDAARSFLTASTSHDKYNHFMKGTLLQEIRDSLNNAQDIQADVVQNMAFHYDNIAILKNEYEESKKLLRELNQTSNLAQRKRLLQGKSLWIDVDKNHEIYSKLENEVTLNEKKITETMEKIKMRKAKIDRYTADQKSVEEETASKVVLVGEKDEAHQAVRDQLRAVRSEFDKEKENQKEAENGISECKRRIETLNRTIEHLEQELEKQMGGDRGKMKEELAQLQAENEQLRDKVENISNELLEMQDKERTIAAERQQDLRTIEHNIQSKRNELQKIAQGNNSFLTNFDQNMDRLLLQIKQRSGEFSSIPLGPLGSFVSVKAGFEKWSRSIQSAISGTLGSFVVSNQKDASILRNMIKNCGIKANIPIITYKLKHFDYSQGKAQTNYPTISDALEYSNPSVEFVFVDHNRIEKVILIEDKDEARSILKSKPHNVSMALSFRDQSSGFQLIGGSRLDTVYYQPKMKLKVGSSSDDGASYIKDLITQETEELQNTRDRYERQINQIRSEYSGMEKISREQKAQMQRNRSRINKLKINVGKAVDTGILTTKINERKSQEQAIIGYEAAINELEIKIREIAATAEPLKEHYDKTKNEFNELQATLGQLRDDYNTYSAKIEACKDDIKHYEDKKLSYEKTIEHLNSNIIATRDGIQKITDSANELCTREQLEGMDLPEDQQAIKNELGRISQQIQRAEKNIGFSHDKVVDLFEKSRDKYKDAEKKFGSVDRALRQLQHSIEVRSQNYTNIQNNTCLEADLDFRASLKVRKFTGNLTFQIAERKLDMLILTANDEKARNVDTLSGGEKSFSQLALLLATWKPMRSRIIALDEFDVFMDQVNRRIGTTLVVKKLKDLLRTQTIIITPQDIGKIANVDSEGVNIHRMRDPQRQNNSNFYV; encoded by the coding sequence ATGACTGATATGGTATCACCTTCTAAGAGAAGCGTAGAAGAGGTGGACAATGATTTATTAGCACTAGCAGCAGAACAAAACCATGTCCATAATGAAcaacagaagaagaaaagaagacgTCAATATGCTCCTATGACtcaatataatacaaattCTGCTGCCACTCAATCCGCTTCGGTAAATTCCGACAGTAATAGTAGGAAGGATGATTTACCTTGTGGTTACATTAAGAAAGTTATTCTAAGAAATTTCATGTGTCATGAACATTTCGAATTGGATTTGGGTCCTCGTTTGAATTTCATTGTTGGTAATAATGGTAGTGGTAAGAGTGCAGTTTTAACTGCCATCACTATCGGGCTGGGTGCTAAGGCAAGTGATACTAATAGAGGGAATGCTATGAAGGATTTGATTAGAGAAGGTTGTTATTCGGCTAAAGTTACATTAGTGTTGGATAATAGTCATGCTGGTCCTTATAATCATGGTACCTTTGGAGATGAAATTATCATCGAGAGAACTCTTAGAATGGAATCCGCTCCAACCTATAGTTTAAGAACTGAAAATGGTAAAGAAGTAagtaataagaaaaaagacGTTCAAACTGTAGTGGATTTCTTTTGTGTTCCAGTTAGTAACCCAATGTGTTTCTTGTCTCAAGATGCTGCTAGATCGTTTTTAACTGCTAGTACTTCCcatgataaatataatcatTTCATGAAGGGGACACTATTACAAGAAATCCGCGATAGTTTAAATAATGCACAAGATATTCAAGCAGATGTGGTTCAAAATATGGCTTTCCattatgataatattgccattttaaaaaatgaatatgaagaatCTAAAAAACTTTTAAGAGAATTAAATCAAACTTCTAATTTGGCTCAAAGGAAAAGATTATTGCAGGGGAAATCTCTTTGGATCGATGTTGATAAAAATCATGaaatttattccaaattagaaaatgaagttACACtcaatgaaaagaaaattactGAAACTATGGAAAAGATTAAGATGAGGAAGGCTAAAATAGATAGATATACAGCAGATCAAAAATCcgtagaagaagaaacgGCATCTAAAGTTGTCCTGGTCGGTGAAAAGGATGAAGCTCATCAAGCTGTTCGGGATCAATTAAGAGCAGTTAGAAGTGAGTTCGacaaagaaaaggaaaaccAGAAAGAAGCAGAAAACGGGATTAGCGAATGTAAAAGAAGAATCGAGACTTTAAACAGAACAATAGAACATTTGGAAcaagaattggaaaagcAAATGGGTGGTGACAGAGGGAAAATGAAGGAAGAACTTGCTCAATTACAAGCTGAAAACGAACAACTAAGGGATAAGGTAGAAAACatatcaaatgaattattggAAATGCAGGATAAAGAACGTACAATTGCTGCCGAACGTCAGCAAGATCTACGAACCATAGAACATAACATTCAAAGCAAAAGAAACGAATTACAAAAGATTGCACAAGGTAACAATAGTTTTTTGACCAATTTTGATCAAAATATGGACCGTTTATTACttcaaataaaacaaaGATCAGGTGAATTCTCATCAATACCCTTAGGCCCCTTGGGATCTTTTGTAAGTGTAAAGGCtggttttgaaaaatggtcGCGGTCCATCCAAAGTGCGATTTCAGGGACCCTAGGCTCATTTGTTGTTTCTAATCAAAAGGATGCTTCCATACTGCGTAATATGATTAAGAACTGTGGCATAAAGGCTAATATCCCAATTATCACCTATAAACTTAAACATTTCGATTATTCCCAAGGTAAAGCTCAAACTAATTACCCGACAATATCCGATGCTTTGGAATACTCTAATCCCTCGGTAGAATTTGTTTTCGTTGATCATAacagaattgaaaaagttatCTTGATCgaagataaagatgaagCAAGATCTATACTAAAATCAAAACCTCATAACGTCAGTATGGCACTTTCATTTAGAGACCAAAGTTCAGGATTTCAACTGATTGGTGGTAGCCGTCTAGATACTGTTTATTATCAaccaaaaatgaaattaaaggTTGGATCTTCTTCTGATGATGGTGCTTCATATATTAAGGATTTGATAACTCAAGAAACTGAAGAACTTCAAAATACTAGAGACCGCTATGAACGACAAATAAATCAGATACGTTCAGAATATTCAGGTATGGAAAAAATATCGCGCGAACAAAAGGCTCAAATGCAAAGAAATAGATCCAGgataaataaattgaagataaatgTTGGCAAAGCAGTGGATACAGGTATCTTAACGACGAAAATTAATGAACGTAAAAGTCAAGAACAAGCAATTATCGGTTATGAGGCAGcaataaatgaattagaGATAAAGATAAGAGAAATTGCAGCAACTGCAGAACCTTTGAAAGAACATTATGATAAAACgaaaaatgaattcaatGAGCTTCAAGCTACATTAGGACAGTTGAGGGATGATTATAACACATATAGTGCAAAGATTGAAGCTTGCAAAGATGACATTAAACATtatgaagataaaaaaCTTTCATATGAAAAAACTATCGAACATCTCAATTCAAATATCATAGCAACGAGGGATGGTATTCAGAAGATAACAGACAGTGCCAATGAACTTTGTACACGTGAACAACTAGAAGGCATGGACCTTCCGGAAGATCAGCAAGCTATAAAAAATGAACTTGGGAGGATATCTCAGCAGATACAAAGAGCTGAAAAGAATATAGGGTTTTCTCACGACAAAGTTGTcgatttatttgaaaaaagtagagataaatataaagatgctgagaaaaaatttggtTCCGTTGATAGAGCTCTTAGACAACTTCAACATTCAATTGAAGTTCGTTCTCAAAACTACACTAATATTCAGAACAATACATGTCTTGAAGCTGATTTAGATTTTAGAGCGTCTTTAAAAGTTAGAAAATTTACAGGTAATTTAACTTTCCAGATTGCAGAAAGGAAATTAGACATGCTGATATTGACGgcaaatgatgaaaaggCTAGAAATGTCGATACGTTATCTGGTGGCGAAAAATCCTTCTCACAATTAGCTTTATTACTTGCAACATGGAAACCAATGCGTTCTAGAATCATTGCtcttgatgaatttgatgtCTTTATGGACCAAGTTAACAGAAGAATTGGTACTACATTGGtggtaaagaaattaaaggatTTATTAAGAACTCAAACTATCATTATTACTCCGCAGGACATTGGAAAAATTGCGAATGTTGATAGTGAAGGTGTTAATATACATAGAATGAGAGATCCTCAAAGgcaaaataattcaaactTCTACGTGTAA
- the IKI3 gene encoding Elongator subunit IKI3 (similar to Saccharomyces cerevisiae IKI3 (YLR384C); ancestral locus Anc_4.240) — protein sequence MRNLITLNKGRLRPVATASTEDSELEFELIDSVFDTLSDSITCVLSASEVGTIEVQQFMKDGSKNVLASFNIETFNDTLLNFKHFGEINQLVFVFKQGDIITATYDPVNYVPLETTVEIVGSIDNGIDAAEWSYDEETLALVTADRNVVLLSKLYEPISEYNLEADDLKMSKHVTVGWGKKETQFRGKGTRAMERDALASLKASGLVGNQLRDPTMPYMVDTGAITTLDNREVTISWRGDCEYFVISTIETVEDPDDSTKTIERRALRVFTREGQLDSASEPVTGMEYNVSWKPQGSLIASIQRKTHLAEENSLDLIFFERNGLRHGEFNTRLPLDEEVKGLVWNCNSEVLAIVLRDTIQLWTVKNYHWYLKQEVYSKDIQFAKWHPERDFTLMYGNDNFLNIVDFTYKTAQGPTLEPFDNGTSLVIDGNTVNITPLAIANVPPPIYFRDFETSENVIDVACNLSNEIFVALNKDALIFANVSNFEDMKKGKHPTIACSFPKSNFATEFDSLRQVAFMNDSIVGVLLDTDNLSRVALIDVQDVTQPIVLNVVEVYDKIVLLRNDFNYNHLVYETRDGTVVQLDAEGQLNQITKFPQLVRDFRVKRVHNQVANPDGGWESESSELVAFGLTSNGKLFANQVQLVSAVTSLEITDNLLLFTTAQHNLQFVHLTSTHFEPLPIVENDVEDERVRTIERGSVLVSVIPSKAAVILQAPRGNLETIYPRIMVLSEVRKNILLKHYKEAFMHCRTHRVNLDILYDYAPDLFFDNLELFINQLEKVDYLNLFISCLGEDDVTQTKYKETIKSGIADSFETAAAPLTEMQQYMKKKMFDPSTSKVNKICNAVLEVLLSNEIYKKKYIQTIITAYASQRPQNLEEALKLIASVEDKEEKDSCATYLCFLQDVNVVYKAALSLYDVKLALLVAQKSQMDPREYLPFLQTLQDNEPLRRQFLIDDYLKKYENALEHLTESEKARDEVSEEIIDYVEVHELYKHALSIFKYESKKQNIIYGRFAKHLASKQDYVEAGIIYEMLTEYKDAMDSYVLGKKWREALYIAVEEFPDQVKTVSEDLVSSLTFEHKYVDAAEIQLEFLKDIEEAMTLYCKAYKYDTACLIAVTNNKSELIEKIVDPGLGEGFGVVAELLADCKGQVNSQLKRLRELRTKKEEDPYAFYGQETEQADDVSIAPSETSTKESFFTRYTGKTSGTAKTGASRRTAKNRRREERKRARGKKGTIYEEEYLVQSIGRLLDRLNQTRPDAIKLIDGLCRRNMREQAYQIQKNFLDVLDLLKTHVEEIYSISEKDRERINDDGEVYHVPEIPVPLIEDFPTNKVIDF from the coding sequence ATGCGTAACTTAATCACTTTAAATAAGGGTAGGCTAAGACCAGTAGCCACTGCGAGCACCGAAGATTCCGAAttagaatttgaattaatcGATAGTGTATTTGATACTCTATCAGACAGTATTACATGTGTCCTTAGTGCCTCAGAAGTTGGTACCATTGAAGTCCAACAATTTATGAAAGATGGATCCAAAAATGTATTAGCATCATTCAATATTGAAACTTTCAACGatactttattaaattttaaaCATTTCGgagaaataaatcaattggTTTTTGTATTTAAACAAGGTGATATCATTACAGCCACTTATGATCCAGTCAATTATGTTCCATTAGAAACTACGGTGGAAATTGTTGGGTCCATAGATAATGGGATTGATGCGGCTGAATGGTCGtatgatgaagaaacatTAGCTTTAGTTACAGCAGATCGTAATGTGGTTTTATTGAGTAAACTATATGAACCAATCTCAgaatataatttagaagccgatgatttgaaaatgtcCAAACATGTTACTGTCGGTTGGGGTAAGAAGGAAACTCAATTTAGAGGTAAAGGTACCCGTGCTATGGAAAGAGACGCTTTGGCAAGTTTAAAGGCTTCTGGGTTAGTCGGTAATCAATTGCGAGATCCTACAATGCCATACATGGTTGATACTGGTGCTATTACTACATTAGATAATCGTGAAGTGACAATATCTTGGAGAGGTGATTGTGAATATTTCGTCATATCCACCATTGAAACTGTGGAAGATCCTGATGATAGTACCAAAACTATCGAAAGAAGAGCTCTAAGAGTATTTACACGTGAAGGTCAATTGGACAGTGCATCTGAACCAGTGACTGGTATGGAATATAACGTAAGTTGGAAACCACAGGGCTCTTTAATTGCATCAATACAGCGTAAAACACATTTAGCAGAAGAAAACTCATTAGATTTAATCTTTTTCGAGAGAAATGGTTTAAGACATGGGGAATTTAATACAAGATTACCATTAGACGAGGAAGTGAAGGGGTTGGTTTGGAACTGTAACTCTGAAGTTTTGGCGATCGTATTAAGAGACACTATTCAACTTTGGACCGTCAAGAATTATCACTGGTATTTGAAACAGGAGGTATATTCCAAAGATATCCAATTTGCTAAATGGCATCCAGAAAGGGATTTCACTTTAATGTatggtaatgataattttttaaatattgtGGACTTCACTTACAAGACTGCTCAAGGTCCAACTTTGGAACCATTTGATAATGGTACATCTTTAGTCATTGATGGTAATACAGTGAACATCACACCATTAGCAATTGCTAATGTTCCACCTCCAATCTATTTCAGAGATTTTGAAACTTCCGAAAATGTTATCGATGTAGCCTGCAATCTATCgaatgaaatatttgtcGCATTGAACAAAGATGCGTTAATATTTGCTAACGTTTCCAACTTCGAAGATATGAAAAAGGGAAAACATCCAACAATCGCATGTAGTTTCCCTAAATCAAATTTCGCAACAGAGTTTGATTCTTTACGTCAAGTAGCCTTCATGAATGATAGCATAGTAGGTGTTTTACTAGATACTGATAATTTATCTCGTGTTGCTCTAATTGATGTTCAAGATGTCACTCAACCAATAGTATTAAACGTTGTTGAAGTTTATGATAAGATTGTCCTTCTTAGAAACGATTTTAATTACAATCACCTAGTCTATGAAACAAGAGATGGAACTGTTGTCCAACTAGACGCTGAAGGTCAATTGAACCAAATCACTAAATTTCCTCAATTAGTACGCGACTTCAGAGTTAAGAGAGTTCATAACCAAGTAGCTAATCCAGATGGAGGTTGGGAGTCAGAAAGTTCTGAATTAGTTGCATTTGGTCTCACAAGTAATGGTAAACTTTTTGCGAACCAAGTTCAATTAGTCTCTGCAGTAACATCACTGGAAATTACAGATAATCTACTATTGTTTACTACTGCCCAACATAACTTACAATTCGTTCATTTGACATCTACTCACTTCGAACCACTTCCTattgttgaaaatgatgtCGAAGATGAAAGAGTTCGTACAATTGAAAGAGGTTCTGTACTAGTTTCTGTCATACCTTCGAAGGCTGCTGTTATTCTACAAGCTCCTCGTGGTAATTTAGAAACAATATATCCAAGAATTATGGTCTTATCTGAAGTTCGTAAGAACATCTTACTGAAACATTACAAAGAAGCTTTTATGCATTGTAGAACACATAGGGTCAATCTGGATATTCTTTACGATTATGCTCCAGATCTTTTCTTCGATAACTTAGAATTATTTATCAACCAGTTGGAAAAGGTGGATTATTTGAACCTATTTATCTCCTGCTTAGGTGAAGATGACGTTACTCAAACAAAGTACAAAGAAACCATCAAATCTGGGATTGCCGATTCATTTGAAACTGCAGCTGCTCCATTGACAGAAATGCAACAATacatgaagaaaaaaatgttcGATCCATCCACTTCTAAAGTGAATAAAATCTGTAACGCTGTCCTTGAAGTTCTTCTAAGTAATGAAATATACAAGAAAAAGTATATTCAAACTATTATTACTGCCTACGCATCTCAAAGACCACAAAATTTGGAAGAAgctttgaaattaattgcgtctgttgaagataaagaagaaaaagattcATGTGCTACGTACTTATGTTTCTTACAAGACGTTAATGTTGTCTATAAAGCAGctttatcattatatgaTGTTAAATTAGCATTACTGGTGGCTCAAAAATCTCAAATGGATCCACGTGAATATCTTCCGTTCTTACAAACCTTGCAAGATAATGAGCCACTTCGTCGTCAATTCTTAATTGAcgattatttaaagaaatatgaaAATGCTCTAGAACACTTGACTGAAAGTGAAAAGGCACGCGATGAGGTTtctgaagaaattattgacTATGTTGAAGTCCATGAACTATACAAACATGCTTTATCTATCTTCAAGTACGAATctaagaaacaaaatattatatatggtCGCTTCGCTAAGCATCTTGCCTCAAAGCAAGATTACGTTGAAGCTGGTATCATCTATGAAATGCTGACTGAATATAAAGATGCTATGGATTCTTATGTTTTGGGCAAGAAATGGAGAGAAGCATTATATATTGCCGTCGAGGAATTTCCCGACCAAGTCAAAACTGTGTCCGAAGATTTGGTTTCCTCTTTAACTTTCGAACATAAATATGTTGATGCAGCTGAAATTCAATTAGAATTCTTGAAGGATATTGAAGAAGCAATGACTCTTTACTGCAAAGCTTATAAATATGATACAGCTTGCTTGATTGCTGTaaccaataataaatcagagttgattgaaaaaattgttgatCCAGGGTTAGGTGAAGGATTTGGTGTTGTTGCAGAATTATTGGCAGATTGTAAGGGCCAAGTTAATTCTCAGTTGAAGAGATTGAGAGAGTTGCGTActaagaaagaagaagatccTTATGCATTTTATGGACAAGAAACTGAACAAGCTGACGATGTTTCTATTGCTCCCTCTGAAACGTCTACCAAGGAATCTTTTTTCACTAGATATACAGGCAAAACAAGTGGTACTGCCAAGACAGGTGCTTCAAGACGTACTGCAAAGAATAGACGTCGTGAAGAACGTAAAAGAGCTCGTGGTAAGAAAGGTACTATttatgaagaagaatatctTGTCCAGTCTATTGGTAGATTATTAGATAGATTAAACCAAACAAGACCTGATGCTATCAAATTGATAGATGGGCTATGTAGACGAAATATGAGAGAACAAGCATACCAAATCCAAAAGAATTTTTTGGACGTTTTAGATTTGCTAAAGACACATGTTGAggaaatatattcaattagCGAGAAGGATAGAGAAAGAATTAACGACGATGGAGAAGTCTATCATGTTCCTGAAATACCTGTTCCACTGATTGAAGATTTCCCAACCAACAAGGTCATTGATTTctaa
- the SWC7 gene encoding Swc7p (similar to Saccharomyces cerevisiae SWC7 (YLR385C); ancestral locus Anc_4.241), which produces MSYPSNVILLLLQIILQRQQVLSHKDKSLNLQTLLQDPIIDNEVLQQFNSHKLVKLYCPELSSMTRRTLQAMVHDIFQSGFGATSSSPLEEQYANIPITVASLANFYYDKRLNEIQQEELPKLEQQLKDQYQN; this is translated from the coding sequence ATGAGTTACCCATCGAATGTTATACTTTTACTCCTACAGATTATCCTGCAAAGACAGCAGGTTCTTTCTCACAAAGATAAGTCGCTAAACCTGCAGACACTGTTACAAGACCCAATCATAGACAATGAGGTATTACAACAATTCAACAGTCACAAACTAGTGAAATTATATTGTCCAGAATTGTCCAGTATGACGAGAAGGACATTACAAGCAATGGTCCATGACATATTTCAATCCGGATTCGGAGCAACATCTTCCTCGCCACTGGAAGAACAGTATGCTAATATACCAATTACAGTAGCTTCCCTGGCCAATTTCTATTACGATAAGAGGCTCAATGAAATACAACAGGAAGAACTACCCAAACTAGAACAGCAATTAAAGGACCAGTACCAGAATTGA